From Methylobacterium radiodurans, a single genomic window includes:
- the garD gene encoding galactarate dehydratase, protein MLSDLEAPPRPVGDAPRTIRVHPDDNVAIVVNAFGLPAGTVFPDGLTLTEFVPQGHKVALVDVKRGGHVVRYGEVVGIALRDIARGSWVEESCVETPVAPALDALEKCTRVPAALPPLDGYTFEGFRNPDGSVGTKNILAISTSVQCVTGTLDVAIRRIKQELLPRYPNVDDVIGLTHAYGCGVAINAPEAVIPIRTLQSLAQNPNFGGEVMVVGLGCEKLVSERLVPGRQGTEEDPANVVRLQDERHEGFGSMIDSIMAMAEARLQVLNRRTRETCPASDLVVGLQCGGSDAFSGVTANPALGFAADLLVRCGATVLFSEVTEVRDAIHLLTPRAATPEVADALIREMAWYDDYLEKGGADRRANPSPGNKRGGLNNIVEKALGSVAKSGTSAIAGVLAPGERVRERGLIFAATPASDFVCGTLQLASGITLQVFSTGRGTPYGLAQAPVIKVATRSELARRWSDLIDLDAGRVATGEATIEEMGWELFRLILDVASGCKQPWSDRWGLYNDLTLFNPAPIT, encoded by the coding sequence ATGCTGAGCGATCTGGAAGCCCCGCCGCGTCCCGTCGGCGACGCGCCTCGTACCATCCGAGTCCACCCGGACGACAACGTCGCCATCGTGGTCAACGCCTTCGGGCTGCCGGCCGGCACGGTCTTCCCGGACGGGCTCACGCTCACCGAGTTCGTGCCCCAGGGCCACAAGGTGGCGCTCGTTGACGTGAAGCGGGGCGGCCATGTGGTGCGCTACGGCGAGGTGGTGGGGATCGCGCTGCGCGACATCGCCCGCGGGTCCTGGGTCGAGGAATCCTGCGTCGAGACACCGGTCGCGCCCGCCCTCGACGCGCTGGAGAAATGCACGCGCGTGCCGGCCGCCCTGCCACCGCTCGACGGCTACACCTTCGAGGGCTTTCGCAACCCGGACGGCAGCGTCGGCACGAAGAACATCCTGGCGATCTCGACCAGCGTGCAGTGCGTCACCGGCACGCTCGATGTCGCGATCCGGCGCATCAAGCAGGAATTGCTGCCGCGCTACCCCAACGTGGACGACGTGATCGGCCTGACCCACGCCTATGGCTGCGGCGTCGCCATCAACGCGCCCGAGGCGGTGATCCCGATCCGCACGCTGCAAAGCCTCGCCCAGAACCCGAATTTCGGCGGGGAGGTGATGGTGGTGGGCCTCGGCTGCGAGAAGCTCGTCTCCGAGCGCCTCGTGCCCGGCCGGCAGGGCACGGAGGAGGATCCCGCCAACGTGGTGCGCCTGCAGGACGAGCGCCACGAGGGCTTCGGCAGCATGATCGACAGCATCATGGCAATGGCCGAGGCGCGGCTGCAGGTGCTGAACCGGCGCACCCGCGAGACCTGCCCGGCCTCCGACCTCGTGGTCGGCCTGCAATGCGGCGGCAGCGACGCCTTCTCGGGCGTCACCGCCAACCCGGCGCTCGGCTTCGCAGCGGATCTCCTCGTGCGCTGCGGCGCGACCGTGCTGTTCTCCGAGGTGACGGAGGTGCGCGACGCGATCCACCTGCTCACCCCGCGGGCCGCGACCCCGGAGGTCGCCGACGCGCTGATCCGCGAGATGGCGTGGTACGACGATTATCTCGAGAAGGGCGGCGCCGACCGGCGGGCCAACCCGTCGCCGGGCAACAAGCGCGGCGGGCTCAACAACATCGTCGAGAAGGCGCTGGGCTCGGTGGCCAAATCTGGCACCAGCGCGATCGCGGGCGTGCTGGCGCCGGGCGAGCGGGTGCGCGAGCGGGGCCTGATCTTCGCGGCGACGCCGGCCAGCGACTTCGTCTGCGGCACCCTGCAGCTCGCCTCCGGCATCACGCTTCAGGTGTTCTCGACAGGCCGCGGCACGCCCTACGGCCTCGCCCAGGCCCCGGTGATCAAGGTCGCCACGCGCAGCGAACTCGCCCGGCGCTGGTCCGACCTGATCGACCTCGACGCGGGCCGCGTCGCCACCGGCGAAGCGACGATCGAAGAGATGGGCTGGGAGCTGTTCCGCCTGATCCTCGACGTGGCGAGCGGGTGCAAGCAGCCCTGGTCGGACCGCTGGGGCCTCTACAACGACCTGACCCTGTTCAACCCGGCACCGATCACCTGA
- a CDS encoding LysR substrate-binding domain-containing protein has protein sequence MFDFSQLRCFVAVAEELHFGRAAARLNMTQPPLSRQIQVLERVLDAQLLDRTSRSVRLTAAGRSFLPEAQRILRLAETAAHVTRQVAAGRAGVLKLGFTAASAYDFLPRLVTACRAAMPDVTLSLREMVTKDQVEGLLSGQLDAALVRPMVTHPELEAARALAEPLVAAVPAEHVLAARPALTPEDFRGAAFVAYAPHEARYFHDLVAALFAEAGVQPRVLQQLTQIHSILALVRAGIGLALVPAAAERLRFEGVAFRPLILPRPHPAELILTWRRDHDNPLVDALRGIVDDLVH, from the coding sequence ATGTTCGATTTCAGCCAATTGCGCTGCTTCGTGGCGGTGGCCGAGGAGCTGCATTTCGGCCGGGCCGCCGCCCGGCTGAACATGACGCAGCCCCCGCTCTCCCGGCAGATCCAGGTGCTGGAGCGCGTGCTCGACGCGCAGCTCCTCGACCGGACGAGCCGCTCGGTGCGGCTCACTGCGGCGGGTCGCAGCTTCCTGCCGGAGGCGCAGCGGATCCTCAGGCTCGCGGAGACCGCCGCCCACGTCACCCGGCAGGTGGCCGCGGGTCGCGCCGGCGTCTTGAAGCTCGGCTTCACCGCGGCCTCGGCCTACGATTTCCTGCCCCGCCTCGTCACCGCCTGCCGGGCCGCGATGCCGGACGTCACCCTGTCCCTGCGCGAGATGGTGACGAAGGATCAGGTCGAGGGCCTGCTCTCGGGCCAACTCGACGCGGCGCTGGTGCGCCCGATGGTGACGCATCCCGAACTCGAAGCCGCGCGGGCGCTCGCCGAGCCGCTGGTCGCCGCCGTGCCGGCCGAGCACGTGCTCGCGGCCCGGCCTGCGCTGACGCCGGAGGATTTTCGGGGCGCGGCCTTCGTCGCCTACGCGCCGCACGAGGCGCGCTACTTCCACGATCTCGTGGCAGCGCTCTTCGCGGAAGCCGGCGTGCAGCCGCGCGTCCTGCAGCAACTGACCCAGATCCACTCGATCCTGGCGCTGGTGCGGGCCGGGATCGGCCTCGCCCTCGTCCCGGCGGCGGCCGAGCGCCTGCGCTTCGAGGGCGTGGCCTTCCGGCCCCTCATCCTGCCGCGGCCGCACCCGGCCGAGCTGATCCTGACCTGGCGGCGTGACCATGACAACCCGCTGGTCGATGCCCTGCGCGGCATCGTGGACGATCTCGTGCACTGA
- a CDS encoding SMP-30/gluconolactonase/LRE family protein, translated as MPIDRRAFLAGAALPLAAPALAAWEPAQRLPDPAVEVLDPAFAPVRLSLAAVERVATGLRWAEGPVWFGDWNALLLSDVTNDRILRWDAGTGKLSTFRKPANYANGNTRDGQGRLITCQHATRSVVRTEHDGSLTTLADSFDGRRLNSPNDVVCHADGTIWFTDPAFGPNPYEAMAAPELPGNVYRLDPATGALTVAVSELKGPNGLCFAPDGRRLYVIEARAEPNRLIRAYDLADGSRRLTGGDVHVDCGRGTADGMRADVAGNLWCGWGMGEAEDGVAVFSPQGRMIGRIRLPERCANLCFGGPNRNRLLMAATHSVYSLYVNTRGAGSC; from the coding sequence ATGCCCATCGACCGTCGCGCCTTCCTGGCGGGCGCCGCCCTGCCGCTCGCCGCGCCCGCTCTGGCTGCCTGGGAGCCCGCGCAGCGCCTGCCGGACCCGGCCGTCGAGGTGCTCGACCCGGCCTTCGCCCCCGTACGCCTCTCCCTCGCCGCGGTCGAGCGCGTCGCGACGGGCCTGCGCTGGGCGGAGGGGCCGGTCTGGTTCGGCGACTGGAACGCGCTGCTCCTCAGCGACGTCACGAACGACCGCATCCTGCGCTGGGACGCGGGGACGGGCAAACTCTCGACCTTCCGCAAGCCCGCCAACTACGCCAACGGCAATACCCGCGACGGCCAGGGCCGGCTCATCACCTGCCAGCACGCCACCCGCAGCGTGGTGCGCACCGAGCATGATGGCAGCCTGACGACGCTGGCCGACAGCTTCGATGGCCGGCGCCTGAACTCCCCGAACGACGTCGTCTGCCATGCCGACGGCACAATCTGGTTCACCGACCCGGCCTTCGGCCCGAACCCCTACGAGGCGATGGCCGCGCCTGAGCTGCCCGGCAACGTCTACCGGCTCGACCCGGCGACCGGGGCCCTCACCGTCGCGGTCTCGGAGCTGAAGGGACCGAACGGGCTCTGCTTCGCGCCGGACGGGCGCCGGCTCTACGTCATCGAGGCGCGGGCGGAGCCCAACCGCCTGATCCGGGCCTACGACCTCGCCGACGGGAGCCGACGTCTGACCGGGGGCGACGTGCACGTCGATTGCGGACGCGGCACCGCGGACGGGATGCGGGCGGACGTCGCCGGCAACCTCTGGTGCGGCTGGGGCATGGGCGAGGCCGAGGACGGCGTCGCGGTGTTCTCGCCCCAGGGCCGGATGATCGGCCGGATCCGCCTGCCGGAGCGCTGCGCCAACCTGTGTTTCGGGGGCCCGAACCGCAACCGCCTGCTGATGGCCGCCACCCATTCGGTCTATAGCCTCTACGTCAACACGCGCGGTGCCGGCTCTTGCTGA
- a CDS encoding MFS transporter gives MSAGIAVSDARRSRVRLGIVLMLFVATTINYADRATISIAGPALSKDLGLNAVQMGYVFSAFAWSYVLAQIPGGWLLDRYGTKWVYAAAIFLWSAFTLVQGAVGFFSGATAVALLFALRLAVGLTEAPVFPANARITAAWFPAKERGMASAFFNSAQYFATVLFTPLMAWVVHHFGWHHVFTMMGALGIAFALLWTQVIHSPKDHPGMNQAEREYIEKGGALLDMDGQGSAKQANVGRTLKQLLANRMLLGIYIGQYCITTLTYFFLTWFPVYLVKERGLSILQAGFAAVLPALCGFIGGILGGVISDMLLRRGYTLTAARKIPIVGGMLLSMSIIGCNYVQADAVVVGLMALAFFGKGIGALGWAVVSDTSPRESGGLSGGLFNTFGNTAGITTPIAIGYIVQTTGSFNGALVFVGLNALVACFCYLVVVGEIRRVELR, from the coding sequence ATGAGCGCCGGCATCGCCGTGTCCGATGCCCGCCGGAGCCGCGTCCGGCTCGGCATCGTCCTGATGCTGTTCGTCGCCACGACGATCAACTACGCCGACCGCGCGACGATCTCGATCGCCGGTCCCGCCCTGTCGAAGGACCTCGGCCTTAACGCCGTGCAGATGGGCTACGTCTTCTCGGCCTTCGCCTGGTCCTACGTGCTCGCCCAGATCCCGGGCGGCTGGCTCCTGGACCGCTACGGCACGAAATGGGTCTACGCCGCCGCGATCTTCCTGTGGTCGGCCTTCACGCTCGTGCAGGGGGCGGTCGGCTTCTTCTCGGGCGCCACCGCGGTCGCGCTGCTCTTCGCCCTGCGCCTCGCGGTCGGCCTCACCGAGGCGCCCGTCTTCCCGGCCAATGCCCGCATCACCGCGGCGTGGTTCCCGGCGAAGGAGCGCGGCATGGCCTCGGCCTTCTTCAACTCGGCGCAGTACTTCGCCACGGTGCTGTTCACGCCGCTGATGGCCTGGGTGGTCCACCATTTCGGCTGGCACCACGTCTTCACCATGATGGGCGCCCTCGGCATCGCCTTCGCGCTGCTCTGGACGCAGGTGATCCACAGCCCGAAGGACCATCCGGGCATGAACCAGGCCGAGCGCGAGTACATCGAGAAGGGCGGCGCGCTGCTCGACATGGACGGCCAGGGCTCGGCCAAGCAGGCCAATGTCGGCCGCACGCTGAAGCAGCTCCTCGCCAACCGGATGCTGCTCGGCATCTATATCGGCCAGTACTGCATCACCACGCTGACCTACTTCTTCCTGACGTGGTTCCCGGTCTACCTCGTCAAGGAGCGGGGGCTGTCGATCCTGCAGGCGGGCTTCGCCGCCGTGCTGCCGGCGCTCTGCGGCTTCATCGGCGGCATCCTCGGTGGCGTGATCTCCGACATGCTGCTGCGCCGCGGGTACACGCTGACCGCCGCCCGCAAGATCCCGATCGTCGGCGGCATGCTGCTCTCGATGTCGATCATCGGCTGCAACTACGTGCAGGCGGACGCCGTCGTGGTCGGCCTGATGGCGCTGGCCTTCTTCGGCAAGGGCATCGGGGCGCTCGGCTGGGCGGTCGTCTCCGACACCTCGCCGCGGGAAAGCGGCGGCCTGTCGGGCGGCCTGTTCAACACCTTCGGCAACACCGCCGGCATCACCACCCCGATCGCGATCGGCTACATCGTGCAGACCACGGGCTCGTTCAACGGCGCGCTGGTCTTCGTCGGGCTCAACGCGCTGGTCGCCTGCTTCTGCTACCTTGTGGTGGTCGGCGAGATTCGGCGGGTCGAGCTGCGCTGA
- the rpoC gene encoding DNA-directed RNA polymerase subunit beta', producing the protein MNQEVMNLFNQQAQPQSFDQIRISISSPEKILSWSYGEIKKPETINYRTFKPERDGLFCARIFGPIKDYECLCGKYKRMKYKGVICEKCGVEVTLARVRRDRMGHIELAAPVAHIWFLKSLPSRIGLLLDMALKDLERILYFESYCVIEPGLTPLKERQLLSEEEYLRAQEEYGEDSFTAMIGAEAIRRILQELDLDKIANDLREEIAVTTSELKPKKLLKRLKIIEAFQMSGNRPEWMILTVVPVIPPDLRPLVPLDGGRFATSDLNDLYRRVINRNNRLKRLIELRAPDIIIRNEKRMLQEAVDALFDNGRRGRVITGANKRPLKSLADMLKGKQGRFRQNLLGKRVDYSGRSVIVVGPELKLHQCGLPKKMALELFKPFIYARLDAKGFSATVKQAKKLVEKEKPEVWDILDEVIREHPVMLNRAPTLHRLGIQAFEPKLIEGKAIQLHPLVCAAFNADFDGDQMAVHVPLSLEAQLEARVLMMSTNNILHPANGQPIIVPSQDIVLGLYYLSIVADGAVGAYNADNKQNPMQGVYGDIGELEHALAAKAVSLHSKIKWRWKGIGPDGEPLTQIYETTPGRVILSGALPKHRKVPFDVVNKLMTKKEISAMIDTVYRHCGQKESVIFCDRIMALGFSHAFRAGISFGKDDMVVPDNKWTIVDATRTLVKDYEQQYNDGLITQGEKYNKVVDAWAKCSDKLAQEMMGRISSVQKDENGADKQVNSIYMMSHSGARGSPAQMKQLAAMRGLMAKPSGEIIETPIISNFKEGLDVLEYFNSTHGARKGLADTALKTANSGYLTRRLVDVAQDAVIREVDCGTTNGIRMRAIIDAGQVVATLATRILGRATAEDLVAQDGTVIVKTGETIEEKHLPAIQAAGIQEVKIRSVLVCATKSGVCATCYGRDLARGTPVNMGEAVGVIAAQSIGEPGTQLTMRTFHIGGAAQIADSSFIESSFEGTIKIRNRALAKNSDGDLIATGRNVAVVIVGSDGTERAVHRLQYGARVRVDEGDKIKRGQRIAEWDPYTRPIVAEVDGVVAYEDLYDGQSITETADESTGISKRVVIDWRGSARTSDLKPAMVIVDQDGKPIRLPRGSEARYLLPVDAIIGYDPGGTVKAGDILARVSTDSAKTRDITGGLPRVAELFEARRPKDAAIIAEKSGTIAFGRDYKNKRRLSLTPHDGSETVEYLIPKGKHIHLQDGDVVELGDYIVDGNPAPHDILAIKGVEELAAYLVNEIQEVYRLQGVSINDKHIEVIVRQMLQKVEVTESGDSDIIPGDQIDRTELTEINEKLLAEGKKPVVGVPVLLGITKASLQTKSFISAASFQETTRVLTEAAVNGKVDTLEGLKENVIVGSLIPAGTGSLVADIRSIARRRDNLILQQKQAESGAGQIEEFSPAAE; encoded by the coding sequence ATGAACCAAGAGGTCATGAACCTTTTCAATCAGCAGGCCCAGCCCCAGAGCTTCGACCAAATCAGGATCTCGATCTCCAGCCCCGAGAAGATCCTCTCGTGGTCCTACGGCGAGATTAAGAAGCCCGAGACGATCAACTACCGCACCTTCAAGCCCGAGCGCGACGGCCTGTTCTGCGCGCGCATCTTCGGGCCCATCAAGGATTACGAGTGCTTGTGCGGCAAGTACAAGCGCATGAAGTACAAGGGCGTTATCTGCGAGAAGTGCGGCGTCGAGGTCACTCTCGCGCGCGTCCGGCGCGACCGCATGGGCCATATCGAGCTGGCCGCCCCCGTCGCGCACATCTGGTTCCTGAAGTCGCTGCCCTCGCGCATCGGCCTGCTGCTCGACATGGCGCTCAAGGACCTCGAGCGGATCCTGTACTTCGAGTCGTACTGCGTCATCGAGCCGGGTCTTACCCCCCTGAAGGAGCGTCAGCTCCTCTCGGAGGAGGAATACCTGCGCGCGCAGGAGGAGTACGGCGAGGATTCGTTCACGGCGATGATCGGCGCCGAGGCCATCCGGCGCATCCTGCAGGAACTCGACCTCGACAAGATCGCCAACGACCTCCGCGAGGAGATCGCCGTCACCACCTCGGAGCTGAAGCCCAAGAAGCTCCTGAAGCGCCTCAAGATCATCGAGGCGTTCCAGATGTCGGGCAACCGGCCCGAGTGGATGATCCTGACGGTCGTGCCTGTCATCCCGCCGGACCTGCGCCCTCTGGTCCCGTTGGACGGCGGCCGCTTCGCCACGTCGGACCTCAACGATCTCTACCGCCGCGTCATCAACCGCAACAACCGCCTGAAGCGGCTGATCGAGCTGCGCGCGCCGGACATCATCATCCGCAACGAGAAGCGCATGCTTCAGGAGGCGGTGGACGCGCTGTTCGACAACGGCCGCCGCGGCCGCGTCATCACGGGTGCCAACAAGCGCCCGCTGAAGTCGCTCGCCGACATGCTGAAGGGCAAGCAGGGCCGCTTCCGCCAGAACCTGCTCGGCAAGCGCGTCGACTACTCGGGCCGCTCGGTCATCGTGGTCGGCCCGGAGCTGAAGCTGCACCAGTGCGGCCTGCCGAAGAAGATGGCGCTGGAGCTGTTCAAGCCCTTCATCTACGCGCGCCTCGACGCCAAGGGCTTCTCGGCCACCGTCAAGCAGGCCAAGAAGCTCGTCGAGAAGGAGAAGCCGGAGGTCTGGGACATCCTCGATGAGGTGATCCGCGAGCACCCGGTGATGCTGAACCGTGCGCCTACGCTGCACCGCCTCGGCATCCAGGCCTTCGAGCCGAAGCTGATCGAGGGCAAGGCGATCCAGCTGCACCCGCTGGTCTGCGCCGCGTTCAACGCCGACTTTGACGGCGACCAGATGGCCGTGCACGTCCCCTTGAGCCTCGAGGCTCAGCTGGAAGCGCGCGTCCTGATGATGTCGACCAACAACATCCTGCATCCCGCGAACGGCCAGCCGATCATCGTGCCGTCGCAGGACATCGTTCTCGGCCTCTACTACCTGTCGATCGTCGCCGACGGCGCGGTCGGCGCGTACAACGCCGACAACAAGCAGAACCCGATGCAGGGCGTCTACGGCGACATCGGCGAGCTGGAGCACGCTCTGGCCGCCAAGGCCGTGTCGCTGCACTCGAAGATCAAGTGGCGCTGGAAGGGTATCGGACCCGACGGCGAGCCGCTGACCCAGATCTACGAGACCACGCCGGGCCGCGTGATCCTCTCGGGTGCACTCCCGAAGCACCGCAAAGTGCCCTTCGACGTCGTCAACAAGCTGATGACCAAGAAGGAGATCTCGGCGATGATCGACACCGTCTACCGCCACTGCGGTCAGAAGGAGTCGGTGATCTTCTGCGACCGCATCATGGCGCTCGGCTTCAGCCACGCCTTCCGCGCCGGCATCTCGTTCGGCAAGGACGACATGGTGGTGCCGGACAACAAGTGGACCATCGTCGACGCGACCCGCACGCTCGTGAAGGACTACGAGCAGCAGTACAACGACGGCCTGATCACTCAGGGCGAGAAGTACAACAAGGTCGTCGACGCCTGGGCGAAGTGCTCCGACAAGCTAGCCCAGGAGATGATGGGCCGGATCTCGTCGGTGCAGAAGGACGAGAACGGCGCCGACAAGCAGGTCAACTCGATCTACATGATGAGCCACTCGGGTGCCCGCGGCTCGCCGGCGCAGATGAAGCAGCTCGCGGCGATGCGCGGCCTGATGGCCAAGCCCTCGGGCGAGATCATCGAGACCCCGATCATCTCGAACTTCAAGGAAGGCCTCGACGTTCTCGAGTACTTCAACTCGACCCACGGCGCCCGGAAGGGTCTGGCGGACACGGCGCTCAAGACCGCCAACTCCGGCTACCTGACCCGCCGCCTCGTGGACGTGGCGCAGGACGCGGTGATCCGCGAGGTGGATTGCGGCACCACCAACGGCATCCGGATGCGCGCCATCATCGACGCGGGTCAGGTCGTCGCCACGCTCGCCACCCGCATCCTCGGCCGCGCCACGGCGGAGGATCTGGTCGCGCAGGACGGCACGGTCATCGTCAAGACCGGCGAGACCATCGAGGAGAAGCACCTACCGGCCATCCAGGCCGCCGGCATCCAGGAGGTGAAGATCCGCTCGGTGCTCGTCTGCGCGACGAAGAGCGGTGTCTGCGCCACCTGCTACGGGCGCGATCTCGCCCGCGGCACGCCCGTCAACATGGGCGAGGCCGTCGGCGTCATCGCGGCGCAGTCGATCGGCGAGCCGGGCACCCAGCTCACCATGCGCACCTTCCACATCGGTGGCGCGGCGCAGATCGCCGACTCGTCGTTCATCGAGTCGAGCTTCGAGGGGACCATCAAGATCCGCAACCGGGCGCTCGCGAAGAACTCGGACGGCGACCTCATCGCCACCGGCCGCAACGTGGCCGTGGTGATCGTGGGCTCGGACGGGACCGAGCGGGCGGTCCACCGCCTGCAGTACGGCGCGCGCGTGCGGGTCGATGAGGGCGACAAGATCAAGCGCGGGCAGCGGATCGCCGAGTGGGATCCCTACACCCGTCCGATCGTCGCCGAGGTGGACGGCGTCGTGGCCTACGAGGACCTCTACGACGGTCAGTCGATCACCGAGACGGCCGACGAATCGACGGGCATCTCCAAGCGCGTCGTCATCGACTGGCGGGGTTCCGCCCGGACCTCGGACCTCAAGCCCGCGATGGTCATCGTGGACCAGGACGGCAAGCCGATCCGCCTGCCGCGCGGCTCGGAGGCCCGCTACCTCCTGCCGGTCGACGCCATCATCGGCTACGACCCGGGCGGCACGGTGAAGGCCGGCGACATCCTGGCCCGCGTCTCGACCGACTCGGCCAAGACCCGCGACATCACCGGCGGTCTGCCGCGGGTGGCGGAGCTGTTCGAGGCGCGTCGTCCAAAGGACGCGGCGATCATCGCCGAGAAGTCGGGCACGATCGCCTTCGGCCGGGACTACAAGAACAAGCGCCGGCTCTCGCTGACGCCGCACGACGGTTCGGAGACGGTCGAGTACCTGATCCCCAAGGGCAAGCACATCCACTTGCAGGACGGGGACGTGGTGGAGCTCGGCGACTACATCGTCGACGGCAACCCGGCGCCGCACGACATCCTGGCGATCAAGGGCGTGGAGGAGCTTGCCGCCTACCTCGTCAACGAGATCCAGGAGGTCTACCGGCTCCAGGGCGTGTCGATCAACGACAAGCACATCGAGGTAATCGTCCGGCAGATGCTGCAGAAGGTGGAAGTCACCGAGAGCGGCGATTCGGACATCATCCCGGGCGACCAGATCGACCGGACCGAGCTGACCGAGATCAACGAGAAGCTTCTGGCCGAGGGCAAGAAGCCGGTCGTGGGCGTGCCGGTTCTGCTCGGCATCACCAAGGCCTCGCTGCAGACGAAGTCGTTCATCTCGGCGGCCTCGTTCCAGGAGACCACGCGCGTCCTCACGGAAGCCGCGGTCAACGGCAAGGTCGATACCCTGGAAGGCCTCAAGGAGAACGTCATCGTCGGCTCGCTCATCCCGGCCGGCACGGGCTCCTTGGTCGCCGACATCCGCTCGATCGCGCGCCGCCGCGACAACCTCATCCTGCAGCAGAAGCAGGCCGAGAGCGGCGCCGGGCAGATCGAGGAGTTCTCGCCCGCGGCGGAGTGA